The following coding sequences are from one Saccopteryx bilineata isolate mSacBil1 chromosome 3, mSacBil1_pri_phased_curated, whole genome shotgun sequence window:
- the ZNF526 gene encoding zinc finger protein 526, translating to MAEMVAEVTEMTEMPTQMSPGAVEMSIPVFGEMTEISTEVTEMKPGEALASSLFFQHHQFMCSECGSLYNTLEEVISHQEQHVPTVTEGALTIQDAGLEPELMPGADDGPFQCGECNQLILSHDELLAHQDAHLRESASQIQYQCGDCQELFPSPELWVAHRKAQHLSTAAAGPPVPPPPPPPAPPPPPSAPAGVKMEPYECPECCTLCATPEEFLEHQGAHFDSLEKEECNGLEEDEEDEDDDETEEEEEALAAEIGDDAIGEKSTANQAQSCGDCPQHWTSAGARQRPRRASRGPASTTHPFCCSQCQRSFSSANRLLAHGRAHVGGTHECTICFKVFKKAASLEQHLRLHRGEARYLCVDCGRGFSTELTLVAHRRAHTANPLHRCRCGKTFSNMTKFLYHRRTHAGKSGVPPTTAAASRPPAEPRPPPTPPTLPAQLPCPQCSKSFASASRLSRHRRTVHGPPERRHCCGVCGKGFKKLVHVHNHLRTHTGERPFQCHSCGKTFASLANLSRHQLTHTGVRPYQCLDCGKRFTQSSNLQQHRRLHLRPVAFARAPRLPITSLYKSPYYCGTCGRWFRAMAGLRLHQRVHARARTITLQPRSPPPAPPPPSHPQQTIMCTELGETIAIIETSQPLALEDTLQLCQAALGASEMSGLLQLDTAFM from the coding sequence ATGGCAGAGATGGTGGCTGAGGTCACTGAGATGACCGAGATGCCAACACAGATGTCACCAGGGGCAGTAGAAATGTCGATACCAGTGTTTGGAGAGATGACAGAGATATCAACAGAGGTGACTGAAATGAAACCTGGGGAGGCCCTTGCCTCATCCCTCTTTTTCCAGCACCATCAGTTCATGTGCTCTGAGTGTGGCAGCCTCTACAACACACTAGAGGAAGTCATCTCGCACCAGGAGCAGCACGTGCCCACTGTCACCGAGGGGGCACTGACCATCCAGGATGCTGGTCTGGAGCCAGAGCTGATGCCAGGTGCTGACGATGGACCCTTCCAGTGTGGTGAGTGCAACCAGCTCATCCTCTCTCATGATGAGCTCCTGGCTCACCAGGATGCCCACCTCCGGGagtctgcaagccagatacagTACCAGTGTGGGGACTGCCAGGAGCTGTTCCCCTCACCTGAGCTGTGGGTGGCACATCGGAAGGCCCAGCACCTTTCTACTGCAGCAGCCGGACCACCAGTGCCGCCACCCCCACCGCCTCcagcaccaccacctccaccctcTGCTCCAGCTGGAGTCAAGATGGAACCTTACGAGTGTCCAGAGTGCTGTACACTCTGtgccacccctgaggagttcttGGAGCATCAAGGCGCCCACTTCGACTCCCTAGAGAAAGAGGAATGCAATGGGCTAGAGGAAGACGAagaagatgaagatgatgatgaaacagaggaggaagaggaagctttAGCAGCAGAGATTGGTGATGATGCTATAGGTGAGAAGTCCACAGCCAACCAGGCCCAGAGCTGTGGAGACTGCCCTCAACACTGGACTTCAGCAGGGGCACGCCAGCGCCCCCGGCGGGCATCCCGTGGCCCAGCATCAACAACCCACCCCTTCTGCTGCAGCCAATGCCAGCGCAGCTTCAGCTCAGCAAACCGGCTGCTGGCTCATGGGAGGGCTCATGTTGGTGGCACACATGAGTGCACCATATGCTTCAAGGTCTTCAAGAAAGCAGCCTCACTGGAGCAGCACCTACGGCTGCACCGTGGGGAAGCCCGCTACCTCTGTGTGGACTGCGGCCGTGGCTTCAGCACAGAACTCACATTGGTGGCTCATCGGCGAGCTCACACTGCCAACCCATTGCACCGCTGCCGCTGTGGCAAGACATTTAGCAACATGACCAAGTTTCTCTACCACAGGCGCACCCATGCAGGCAAGAGCGGGGTGCCCCCCACCACTGCAGCAGCCTCTcggcctccagctgagcccagACCCCCACCAACACCCCCTACCCTACCTGCCCAGCTACCCTGCCCACAGTGTTCCAAGTCCTTTGCCTCAGCCTCCCGCCTTTCCCGGCACCGGCGCACAGTCCACGGGCCCCCTGAGCGGCGACACTGCTGCGGGGTCTGCGGCAAGGGCTTCAAGAAGCTGGTCCATGTTCACAACCACCTACGGACACATACAGGTGAGAGGCCCTTCCAGTGCCACTCCTGTGGCAAGACTTTTGCTTCTCTGGCCAATCTCAGCCGCCACCAACTGACCCACACAGGTGTGCGCCCCTATCAATGCCTGGACTGTGGCAAGcgcttcacacagagctccaacCTGCAGCAGCACCGAAGACTGCACCTGCGGCCTGTGGCTTTTGCTCGCGCACCCCGCCTTCCCATCACCAGTCTCTACAAGAGCCCCTACTACTGCGGGACATGTGGCCGCTGGTTCCGCGCCATGGCAGGCCTGCGCCTGCATCAGCGGGTTCATGCCCGAGCACGGACGATAACACTGCAGCCCAGATCACCACcgccagccccgcccccgccctcccATCCTCAGCAAACTATCATGTGCACTGAGCTTGGGGAGACCATCGCCATCATTGAAACATCCCAGCCATTGGCACTTGAGGACACACTGCAGCTGTGCCAGGCAGCACTGGGGGCCAGCGAAATGAGTGGGCTGTTGCAGTTGGACACGGCCTTCATGTGA